The following are encoded together in the Cynocephalus volans isolate mCynVol1 chromosome 4, mCynVol1.pri, whole genome shotgun sequence genome:
- the LOC134376305 gene encoding olfactory receptor 51A7, which translates to MSVVNNSEVKLFLLIGIPGLEYVHIWISIPICLMYLVAIMGNCTILFIIKTEPSLHAPMYYFLAMLAVSDMGLSLSSLPTMLRIFLFNVMGISPNACFAQEFFIHGFTVMESSVLLIMSLDRFLAIHNPLRYSSILTSNRVAKIGVILAIRSILLVLPFPFTLRRLKYCQKNILSHSYCLHQDAMKLSCSDNKINVIYGFFVALCTMLDLVLIVLSYVLILKTVLSIASLAERLRALNTCVSHICAVLIFYVPIITLAAMHRFAKHKSPLVIILIADMFLLVPPLMNPIVYCVKTRQIREKVLGKLPNICGKLRT; encoded by the coding sequence ATGTCTGTTGTCAACAACTCAGAGGTCAAGCTTTTCCTTCTGATTGGGATCCCAGGACTGGAGTATGTGCACATTTGGATCTCCATCCCCATTTGTCTCATGTACCTGGTTGCCATCATGGGCAACTGCACCATCCTTTTTATCATAAAGACAGAGCCCTCACTTCATGCGCCCATGTATTATTTCCTTGCCATGTTGGCTGTCTCTGACATGGGCctgtccctctcctcccttcctacTATGCTGAGGATCTTCTTGTTCAATGTCATGGGAATTTCACCCAATGCCTGCTTTGCTCAAGAATTCTTCATCCATGGATTCACTGTCATGGAGTCCTCAGTGCTGCTAATTATGTCTTTGGACCGCTTTCTTGCCATTCACAATCCCCTAAGGTATAGTTCTATCCTCACTAGCAACAGAGTTGCTAAAATAGGAGTGATCTTAGCCATCAGGAGCATTCTCTTAGTGCTTCCATTTCCCTTTACTCTAAGGAGATTAAAATATTGCCAAAAGAATATCCTTTCTCACTCATACTGTCTTCATCAGGATGCCATGAAGCTGTCCTGCTCTGACAACAAGATCAATGTCATCTACGGCTTCTTTGTTGCTCTCTGTACTATGCTGGACTTGGTGTTGATTGTTCTGTCTTATGTGTTGATCTTGAAGACTGTACTTAGCATTGCATCTTTGGCAGAGAGGCTCAGGGCCCTTAACACCTGTGTGTCCCACATCTGTGCAGTGCTCATCTTCTATGTGCCCATAATTACCCTGGCTGCCATGCATCGCTTTGCCAAGCACAAGAGTCCCCTTGTTATAATCCTTATTGCAGATATGTTCTTGTTGGTGCCGCCCCTGATGAACCCCATTGTGTACTGTGTAAAGACTCGGCAAATTCGAGAGAAAGTCTTGGGGAAGTTACCTAACATATGTGGGAAGTTAAGAACATGA
- the LOC134374647 gene encoding olfactory receptor 51T1, translating into MLVFNNTTSSVSHFLLTAFPGLELAHVWISIPVCCLYVIALLGNSMILFVIIIEQSLHKPMYYFLCMLSAVDLCLAITTLPTVLGVLWFHVREISFKACLIQMFFVHTFSFLESSVLVAMAFDRFMAICNPLRYATVLSDMMVLVIGLSICIRQVIFSFPTNLALQTLSFRGGQELSHPFCYHPDVIKNTYSNPWITSFWGMFIQLYLNGTDLLFILFSYVLILRTVLSIVAPKKQQKALSTCVCHICAVTLFYVPMISLSLAHRLFSSTPRVICSILANVYLLLPPVLNPVIYSLKTKTVRRAMFQLFQSKGSRGPNVKGLRGK; encoded by the coding sequence ATGTTAGTTTTCAATAACACCACATCCTCCGTCTCTCACTTCCTGCTCACTGCATTCCCTGGGCTGGAACTTGCTCATGTCTGGATCTCCATTCCTGTCTGCTGTCTTTACGTCATTGCCCTCTTGGGAAACAGCATGATCTTGTTTGTCATCATTATTGAACAGAGTCTCCACAAGCCCATGTACTATTTCCTCTGCATGCTCTCAGCTGTTGATCTGTGTTTGGCCATCACAACCCTTCCCACTGTGCTTGGGGTTCTCTGGTTTCATGTCCGGGAGATCAGCTTCAAAGCGTGCCTCATCCAAATGTTCTTTGTGCATACCTTCTCCTTCCTGGAGTCCTCGGTGCTGGTGGCCATGGCTTTTGACCGCTTCATGGCCATCTGTAACCCACTGAGGTATGCGACTGTCCTCTCAGACATGATGGTCTTGGTGATTGGACTGTCCATCTGCATACGACAAGTAATTTTCTCATTTCCCACTAATCTAGCCCTACAGACTTTGTCTTTCCGGGGAGGTCAAGAGCTTTCCCACCCATTTTGCTACCACCCAGATgtgataaaaaatacatattccaaCCCCTGGATCACCAGTTTTTGGGGCATGTTTATTCAGCTCTATCTGAATGGTACTGACTTATTGTTCATTCTTTTCTCCTATGTCCTGATCCTCCGGACTGTTCTGAGCATTGTGGCCCCAAAGAAGCAACAAAAAGCCCTCAGCACCTGTGTCTGTCACATCTGTGCTGTCACTCTCTTCTATGTGCCAATGATCAGCCTGTCTTTGGCACACCGCCTCTTCAGTTCCACCCCAAGGGTGATCTGCAGCATTTTGGCCAATGTTTATCTGCTCTTACCACCTGTACTGAACCCCGTCATTTACAGCTTGAAGACCAAGACTGTTCGCCGGGCTATGTTCCAGCTGTTCCAATCCAAGGGTTCACGGGGCCCCAATGTGAAGGGTCTTAGAGGAAAGTGA